One Mesoplodon densirostris isolate mMesDen1 chromosome X, mMesDen1 primary haplotype, whole genome shotgun sequence genomic region harbors:
- the PRR32 gene encoding proline-rich protein 32 yields MAFTENVLGGHAPSPTAVAADEHGTPELRPGVPLQCPNSMQKDDVESWGLPRIPLRPPFNVLTDLAREQLECLSERTGSCIPVDGSRALKPPYEPPPAVAEETLATAEVNSSEGLAGQRQRGQDSIHVSREFSGGPPALMVGGTRVSHGGTERGGSNTRLYVALPRGQGFFPARGSQVRGPPPIPTLRSGIMMEVPPGSTRVTCKERLAQVSFLLGGPRHPVENWPRPVPLSSSPPGLPSCAPAHCFIPPRPPSFNPFLAVPMAFAPPPVFAPPLPSYFANFPSWGMLAPASSNRENN; encoded by the exons ATGGCTTTTACTGAAAATGT CCTTGGAGGGCACGCCCCTTCACCCACAGCAGTAGCTGCCGATGAACACGGGACCCCGGAGCTGCGCCCCGGCGTGCCCCTCCAGTGCCCGAACTCCATGCAGAAGGACGATGTGGAGTCCTGGGGCCTCCCTCGCATCCCCCTGAGACCTCCCTTCAATGTACTGACCGATCTGGCAAGAGAGCAACTGGAGTGTCTCTCAGAGAGAACAGGATCCTGCATTCCTGTCGACGGTTCGAGAGCTCTCAAACCCCCCTATGAGCCACCACCTGCTGTTGCGGAAGAGACCCTAGCAACAGCAGAAGTAAATAGCTCTGAGGGGCTGGCAGGCCAGAGGCAGAGGGGACAGGATTCTATTCATGTGTCCCgggaattctctggtggcccTCCCGCACTGATGGTGGGGGGCACGAGGGTCAGCCATGGGGGCACTGAGAGAGGTGGCAGTAACACAAGGTTATATGTGGCTTTGCCAAGGGGTCAAGGATTCTTTCCAGCCAGGGGCTCTCAAGTAAGAGGCCCGCCACCCATTCCCACCCTTAGATCAGGGATAATGATGGAGGTGCCTCCAGGAAGTACGAGAGTGACCTGCAAGGAAAGGTTGGCTCAGGTTTCTTTCCTACTGGGAGGCCCGCGGCACCCCGTGGAGAACTGGCCAAGGCCTGTGCCCTTGTCGTCCAGCCCTCCAGGTTTACCTTCTTGCGCTCCTGCTCATTGCTTCATCCCTCCTCGACCTCCAAGTTTCAATCCATTTCTCGCTGTGCCTATGGCTTTTGCTCCTCCCCCGGTATTTGCTCCTCCACTGCCTTCCTATTTTGCCAATTTCCCTTCCTGGGGAATGCTGGCTCCTGCATCCTCAAACAGAGAGAACAACTGA